The Oncorhynchus mykiss isolate Arlee chromosome 8, USDA_OmykA_1.1, whole genome shotgun sequence genome includes the window TCACTgagatatcattaacatggcataagtcatggcaaaatgtgtagaattgcaggtaattagctttaaaactgcaaaaatgactctccgccccatggcaaaatgtgtagcgGGGCAACTAAAGTGTTTTACACATGTGGGCCCCCtacttcctctcttcccccatctGATGATTAGCAGAGTGGCAGAAGGATGTCTATATTCATTGAGAGCGGGCTCCTGAGTCCTCCTGTGTTTGGTGGTTGTagtaaaaaatatgtatattttacctatatatactgtatgtatttcctTTTTTTTGTGCCTCTTGGGCCCCCTACAAGCCTGGACCCAAAGGCTCAAGAAATGTGATGTTTGAAATTAAATAAGTTTGCTAATATGGatgattgttaatgggacaattgatgacTACAACCAtcaaagtagtagtagtagttttaaagGATACAAAAAAAGAATGGCGCACATTGTTATAAACATATCGTTCTATTTATCGTCATCGCATCAATTCATGCAATTTATCGCgatatggatttttgtccatattgcccagctctAGTTTGGAGTGCTACGGACTATAGCTACATATGTGTGTCATTGTAGGTTTCTGCCAGGTGTTGACTATTTGCTGGAGCCTCCCATTATGATGAGCAGATAGAGGAAGATGTTAATGATGTCCAGGTACAGGATCAGGGCAGCAAACACATACTCCTCTGGATCTAGAGCGTACTTCTGCCTGCCCATCACCAGCTGGCAGTCAATCGCCAAGAactgagggagagacacagaaagggaaaaggtgacagaggaaagaaagcGTTTAGGGTGCAATGGATGGAGGCATTCATTCTGGCTATAAGGCTGGATAAACAGAAATGGCCTAAAAGGAGAAGTAACATTGAGTTCTGTACCAGTGAGAAGAGCAGGGCTCCCAGAGATCCGTAGACTATCTGCAGCACATTGGAGTAGAAGAAACAGCAGAAGAAGCTGAACATGAGAAGGTCCACTGCCAGCACCAGCAGGATGCCATTACAAATTGTGAAGTCCACTCGAGTCTGCAGACCAAAGAGAGGATAGTGAGTAAGGCTAGATAGGCTTGGTTACTGATCAGCCTGACCACATTAAACACACATGGTAGGTACTACAGTAGTGGTCCAATTAAGCATAACATCATGTTTTTTGTTATTTGAAAAGACTGAGTCTGACCTGGGCTGAGAAGATGATGATGGTGAAGGAGATTGCCACTGTTGCTCCCATGGCGATGACTACAGCAGTGGTATTGTGAAATGAGGCCACAGTGCCGACCAAGTAAGATAGGGTGAGAGTGACCACTGACTAAAGGTAGTACATTACACAGTTAGAATAACACTCACCCAACCACAAATCACACTGTATCTTTGTCTTATGTGTTTAAGACAGTTGTTCTCATTAGTCATGCAACTAGGTTCTAGGAGAATGGCTTTGGCATTAACTAACAGGGAACTGTGAATACAGGAAGAAGCATTTATAACCATCACAGGTAAGTTCTCTTTTTCAATAATGTTTGGGAACATCTAAAGAACAATTgcgtagtttatatacagtatatcagacAACAGATGAACCTTGAGCTCAATTCAATCTAACCCACACTTCAGTATTAACTCATTGACTGCATTAGCCAGTATGTCAGTCACTGCTCTACCTAGCTGCGAAAGGggttgtgtttgtctgtgtgtgacctACCAGTCCCACCAGGTTCCAGGGATGCCTTCTGCTGAAGGAATTGGAGAAGCTAAGGGAGATGGCCACCACAGCAAACAGGATGTATGAGCTGAGGTAGATCCAGATGTTGCTCTGCACCGCCGCCCTCACCACACTGGAGAACGTGAACACACACACGATGCTGAAGGTCACCAGCAACTGCAGGGTTACGACACTGAACACCTGCACAGGTAGAAAGACAGGGTTACCGTTAGCCACTTTGCTTGCCAGGTATACTGGGGAGGTCACCATGAAACCTGGGGGTCAAagactaagggctctattcaatccgtagcgCTGAAGTTCCGCATTGTAGCCCGATTTACATTTAAAGACAATGTTCCCACGGTAGCAGACTGCATTTGTGTTAAACACTGTATATGTCGACTAaattggaaattacctttacatttcaagCACGCTATAGCTCTGAACTTTGGCGATATGGATTGAATAAAGCCCCAAATCTCTGAGACTCATCAGTACAGACCTTTCTGATAAACGCCTTCCTTATGGTCTTGTCATCAAAAGATGACACCAATAGGGCGGCGTCTGCCTCTGGTGAAGACGATCCTTTGTGAGTGACAGAACAACAGTCCCATGTTGTTATTGGACACAACACTGGAATACTGTAGTGACCAGACTTTGCAGACTTTTCAGTGGTTATGTAACACAAGTGAATTTAGCGGACATAAATTATTCAATCAGAAATGTTCAATGTTATAGTAATTGGCAGTAATATGAGGAAAGACATGAATAATCCATCCGCATGATCGATTCCCTCTTTCCTTGCTATAGCAGGACAGATATATACCTGGCTCTCCCAAAGGGTTACACTCTCCAGGGGGGAGAGTTCCCATGTCTACCCCTGCCTGTGGTGGATACAGGACTGGGGGGTAGGCGGATGGAGGATACATGGCTGGAGCTGCAGAGTATGGGGGTGGTATGTATGGTGGCATGGGGTCCACTTGAGTTTCCCCATGGGGGTAAGGGGGTGGCAGGTTAGAGTTCAGGGCATCCTGAGACTCTGTGGGCATGGAGTAATTCTGAGCATCTGTCATTCTGGCAGAGTGTAGTCTGAAAAGGAGGAGTGGTTAGAAGACACTGATGTTGAAAGGAAAGTACAGAGGACGTTGATATCAAAAGGTTAGTAAGAAAATAGAGGTGCAAAACTTAATTTTGAAAGTAAAAATGTGTTGCAGGCATATTGcctcattgggggggggggggggggggggggtttccacACAAGGAGAAACCTGGGTTGAGTAAACCATGGTTTCTCCTTGTGTGGAAATATATAGTAGAAGAAATATAACAGCCATGTATCGGAAAAATCATGCAACAATAACATCCTTGCATTTACGACCAATCGAACATACTGTGCATGTTACTACcagatattttttttgtattagtGTACTCACTGACACAGGTggttttgtctatgtgtgtgaATGCAGTTCTTAGTAGCAGAAACAAGAAGAAGGTCAAACCACTGTGACAGAGTTCAGCGATGAACACATCAAAATGACAACTGGAAAGCTAAGCCCAAAAAGCAATCACTTTTACTGTATCAGTTATACAAAATTAGATCAAATGTTTGTGTTGTCCAATTcatcatcagatatacagtaccagtcaaagtttggacacctactcattcaaaagtgtttcttaatttgtactattttctacattgtagaataatagtgaagacatcaaaactatgaaatagcacatatggaaccatgcagtaaccaaaaatagtcttaaacaaatcaaaatatattttagactcttcaaagtagccaccctttgccttgatgacagctttgcacactcttggcattctctcaaccagcttcatgaggaatgcttttccagcagtcttgaaggagttcccacatacgctgagcacttgttggctgcttttcctttactctgcggtccaactcatctcaatttggttgCGGTCAGGAatttatggaggccaggtcatctgatgcagcactccatcactctccaaaaacaaatgatagtcccactaaacacaaaccagatgggatggtgtatcactgcagaatgctgtgatagccatgctgtttaagtgtaccttgaattctaaataaatcactgatagtgtcaccagcaaagcaccatcacaacatctcctccctgcttcacgatgggaaccacacatgcggagatcatccgtttacctactctgcgtctgaCAAAGACattgcggttggaaccaaaaatttcacatttggactcatcagaccaaaggacagatttccaccggtctaatgtccattgctcgtgtttcttgtcccaagcaagtctcgtAGTGGTTTcttcagcaattcgaccatgaaggcctgattcacagtctcctctgatcagttgatgttgagatgtgtttgttacttgaactctgtgaggttCAATCTGAGGTGGTTAATTCCCCATTTCTGAGGCTgcttaactctaatgaacttaccctctgcagaagaggtaactctgggccttgctttcctgtggcagtcctcatgagacagtttcatcataaagcttggtttttgcgactgcacttgaagaaactttcaaagttcttgaaattttccgcattgactgaccatcatgtcttaaagtaatgatggactttcatttctctttgcttatttgagctgttcttgacataatatggacttgtttttttaccaaatagggctatcttctgtatacacccctaccttgtcacaacacaactgattggctcaaacgcattaaggaaagagattccacaaattaacatttaacaaggcacctgttaattgaaatgcattccaggtgactacctcatgaacctggttgagagaatgccaagagtgtgcaaagctgtcaaggcaaagggttgctactttgaagaatctcaaatataaaatatattttgatttgtttaacgttTTTTGGGTTtcaacatgattccatgtgtatttcatagttttgatttcttcactatttttctaaaatgtagaaaatagtacaaataaaaaccctggaatgagtaggtgtgtccaaacttttgactggtactgtatcttacATGTTTTTATCCAAACTGACACATACTATAGGTCATCCACAACAGCCTGAGATCTTTGACATCCCCAAAATTCTGTCATCTGGTTCAGTCAATGAATTGGCTGTTTAcaaaggcagcccaattctgactTTTCTTCCCCCCAGTAATTGGTCTTTTAACTAATCACATCATATTTGTTTCCAATTCAATTTGGTAGACAAAACAGGAGATGACTTACCTCCTTTACACCTGGGTTTCACTTGAACTTCAATGACCGTACTGTCCTTCCTGTTGATCTAGCCTACACACAGACTGTCAATTGCTGCTAGGCTCAGACAGACTCTGGAACATCTACCTTTAGCAGCCTGTGCCCATTTGTGTTATTTCCTGAACCTAACTGTCACTGACAGCGATGGTGATTAGAGGAACTAAGGCCGCGTTTACACAAGCAGCCCAATTGTTTTGACCGATCACATATTTTTCAGATCTGATTGgccaaaataccaattagtgaaaaaaagatcagaattgggctgcctgtgtaaacccaGCGTGTGACAGAACAAACCAACATACATTTTCAGATCTGTAGCTTGGGGAAATGGAAAACCACAAAGTTTCTCCACTGTTCTTTTCCACAAATGTAGTCAGAAGGGGATGTACTTTAATCGTTAAGAGGCCTAACAACAGGAAATGCAATAATGTAATCTGGTGCTCGTAAAGGTTTGAGTAACCATCTTTGGTAAATCTAAAGAATGCAACCAGTTAGGAATATACATAATTGTGAAACTGACTCCCAAATTTCACATGgtcgagagaaaaaaaaatgtaggatAGTCATTTACAATGAATAACTTAACTGTAGAAATGAGTGTCACACCATTACCTCTTTAGCAATGACCATTGCAGACATTCCACAAAACACTTAtgaacactacagtactcacatATGCAAACAAGGACAATGACAAAACATGGCTCACACAAGtatatttattgtaaaaaaatacatataaaaaCAACTTTGAGACATACAAAAGATTGGAGCTTAGAaacagtataatgaacagacaAAGACCAAGCCATTTTGAATTGCAATACATATGTACACTTTAATAAATAAACGGATTGTTCTGTTATACCAGAGAAGGCAGATTGTCCATATCTTGGGATGCAGATATCACCATGGTGACCTTAAAAACATTATCATTGAATATATCAATTATCGTCCTTGGAGAAAAGCTATGCTGCCGAGTAATAACATATGTAAAAATGGAGGTATTGCACCACACAGCTAAAAGGGAAGAGTAGTAAAGTAAAGGAACATTTGGGGCTTCAGATTGTCCATATTTTCACTGACAACCCCTCCCTCCGCTCCCTCAGAAGTACACATCATTATTCATCATCACCACAAATATTGTAACATTTATGTCTAATGATCAATTTCTCTCTTTTTCACACATCCCCTACCACTGTTTCATGTACACAGACATGCATACATACTTTTGGCGGAATAGTTCTTATTTTTTGGGAACGAAAGAGTAACATGCACCGGGCTGCCATCTAGGGTCAGGAAAGGTCGTAGCACCTCACTTCAGAATGCAAGATGTGGGGCAAGAACTCGGGGATATCATCCAATAGGAATGCTGAACAGGGCTGATCCTCATGCTGGTAGCATCACTGTAGCATCACCACTGATCCCCAGAGTACACTACACCAGAGGAGCCTGGACAGACAAATCTCACCAGGCAAAGGCAACCAAAACACAGGCAAATGTATCTGCTTAGCACAtttagtagtaataataataactgGAATAATAGAATGTCTATAAATCCTCTTATGGGGAAAGGGGGGTGGGGTAATATAAGAATCACCCCATCAGCTGTTCTTTGCTTCCAGCGACAGGAATCATGGAATAGGCAAGGCAGCCTTATGGAGTAATCATGCCATTAAATACATCATCCCTCCCATTCAGACATGAATGCAGGGAGCCAGATAGCCAGACTAGCACACAGGGCCTGGTCCAACAATCCGAACAACACCCTAGAGAGGCAGGGGGACATGAAGACCCACAAACACCACCACATGCCTTCATCACAACAGGCGAGGTGGGTCTCACAGAGGGAGGGCATGTCAAAGTAGCAGAATGTTTTAATCACACAGATAGTTTTAATCATTGTGATACTTTGTTCCTAAAAGTATCGCTTTCACCCAGGGCATTAAGCACACACACCTCTCATGTATACAGCCAGTGAGAGGACTGCAGTTCACTTCTGCGGTCCAGTCAGgcggtgtacacacacacaaacaaacaaccgTATGGAACTATCAACAACCTGCTACCGCTGCAGTAAAGGACCTAATACAGTGGTGTCAGCACCAACCAAACAAACTGACCTAAACTGACCAAACTATCAATCAACTCACACCCACCATCCTTCTCCTGAAATGTGTCATGGTGACAACAGAAAAACACCTACAATCACTATAACAACCCCACCCACAAAATAAAGCCCTGCGTTCCAACATATGGCTTTTACAAACAATACATTGCAATATTTACGCATAATCAACTCATTTATTTTTTTCCGGAGCTGGGCTGTTGTTTTTTGAACAGAAACATTTATCCACTGTAACGTGAATCTCTGCACAATATTGTTTTGCAGCATCAGGAAAGATAACATTACCTTTTCATATGGATAGTCCACATTAGGGTAAGAAGAATGCAGGGAGCACAGAAACACATTTTCCTTTCCTTGAGTTCCAAAGGTCTTTCAGGGTACTGCCAACCTGGTATGATAATATATCCCCTCCAGCAGTTTTGGCTATAGTTTCGGCTACATTGACAGAGGAAAGGTGCCATCTATTCCAGGGGTGATTATAGTGGTCTGCGTTGAGTTCAAATGGACTAAACCAGGTCCAAGATGGTAAAGTGGTTGTTGGTCGCATCCTTGTGGGGTTGTGTTGTTATTAGGAGGCTTGCCTCTGGTATTAATCATTGTCGTAGTATATTTTCTGCAATTGTAGATACATTGCAGTCTCCTGTGGGGTAAAAATCTAAAGTACGTCAGAAACATTTGGATTGTGTAATCCTTCATATAAAAATCTCTTCATATTCAAGTACATAATCATGTCCACACTAACTTCTACCCAGTTGGGTAATGtgacatcatgaggatggaacaaATGTGGTTATGAACATGTACATACCTGAGTCAGGTGTGTCACTGAGCAGGACATGTGACCCATGAGTCAATCAAAAGGGTGTTCAGGACAGCAGGTCTTCACCTTCGCCCAGGAGTCAATACAGCTGGACAGAGAAACAAATGTCTATTTTCCCTTTTGATTATCACATATTCACTTATTTGTCAGGGACCATGCATAATA containing:
- the si:ch211-284o19.8 gene encoding protein lifeguard 1 codes for the protein MTDAQNYSMPTESQDALNSNLPPPYPHGETQVDPMPPYIPPPYSAAPAMYPPSAYPPVLYPPQAGVDMGTLPPGECNPLGEPGSSSPEADAALLVSSFDDKTIRKAFIRKVFSVVTLQLLVTFSIVCVFTFSSVVRAAVQSNIWIYLSSYILFAVVAISLSFSNSFSRRHPWNLVGLSVVTLTLSYLVGTVASFHNTTAVVIAMGATVAISFTIIIFSAQTRVDFTICNGILLVLAVDLLMFSFFCCFFYSNVLQIVYGSLGALLFSLFLAIDCQLVMGRQKYALDPEEYVFAALILYLDIINIFLYLLIIMGGSSK